One region of Triticum aestivum cultivar Chinese Spring chromosome 6B, IWGSC CS RefSeq v2.1, whole genome shotgun sequence genomic DNA includes:
- the LOC123134943 gene encoding CASP-like protein 4A2, whose product MTGLHDAPATREPRRSKRLQRSMPEAATPPPARRTRRTKRPAPPREAEPSVPAARAARSSSPRYSDRELVDVVALPPPPAPRAETPVPPPERGDSPRTAYVLRNHRAPDTGIHKPTPHPWYEKREIKLDQPRLSKKQLKRAELWNAPACARKGLERYNDMNQGDEHELVEAVGVKSFSYCGPCLHANFLARRKVSSSCDDLVPKYFFAELTIDADGLSCVSCFKFDSVDWKNFGGCGVCPATFVHPAGGGYIGARPEYRIQPAPSGLQLSFSF is encoded by the exons ATGACTGGGCTCCATGACGCGCCCGCGACCAGGGAACCCCGGAGATCCAAGCGCCTCCAGCGGTCCATGCCCGAGGCGGCGACGCCTCCTCCGGCACGCCGGACCAGGCGCACCAAGCGCCCGGCTCCTCCGCGCGAGGCCGAGCCCTCCGTTCCCGCCGCGAGGGCTGCGCGATCATCCTCGCCCCGTTACAGCGATCGGGAATTGGTGGATGTGGTCGCGTTGCCTCCTCCCCCCGCACCCCGCGCGGAGACCCCGGTTCCTCCGCCCGAGCGCGGGGACTCGCCTCGCACCGCCTACGTGCTCCGCAACCACCGAGCCCCGGATACCGGCATCCACAAGCCTACCCCCCATCCGTGGTACGAGAAAAG GGAAATTAAGCTGGATCAGCCACGCTTATCCAAGAAGCAACTTAAGCGAGCTGAACTTTGGAACGCCCCAGCATGTGCGCGCAAGGGTTTGGAGCGCTACAACGACATGAATCAG GGGGATGAGCATGAGCTGGTTGAAGCAGTGGGCGTCAAAAGCTTTTCCTACTGTGGTCCGTGCTTGCATGCAAATTTTCTTGCTAGGCGTAAAGTTTCCAGCAGCTGTGATGATCTTGTTCCCAAGTACTTCTTTGCTGAGCTGACAATCGATGCAGATGGTCTGTCGTGTGTTTCATGCTTCAAGTTCGACTCAG TTGACTGGAAGAACTTTGGCGGTTGTGGAGTGTGCCCGGCAACATTTGTCCATCCCGCTGGTGGTGGGTACATTGGTGCCCGACCTGAATATCGTATTCAGCCTGCTCCCAGTGGTCTACAATTATCGTTTAGTTTCTAA